A stretch of the Stigmatella aurantiaca genome encodes the following:
- a CDS encoding UbiA family prenyltransferase, with the protein MKGPRYQTLFTEARQWVRDVGRGAPVLAGLGAGRFGMLLLEAMRPHYFAFGGAAALAGAAAVPGPVEVGRVALAAFVAGTGWGVGQLFNDLLDRDTDAINAPGRPLADGRLPVGPVLAAALFLGLLLLAALQALHPAAWILGATAVVLLVGYNQAKGVPVLGNLVFGSINAVAGGIGVLARLPGPEASLSQAFESLGEALPLLGLLLGINAWFLLANYEKDRLGDRAAGYWTLPLLLGVRASAFLRAIALPALALGVVRLGAAPALSGQMALTVAAVLGGLSVLPSLWRGTDEAALRGYRLAVPASSLALLGLAAPLLGGVGLAIAALASTTLMEATFRRTPHP; encoded by the coding sequence ATGAAAGGCCCTCGTTACCAAACGCTCTTCACCGAAGCCCGGCAGTGGGTGCGAGATGTGGGCCGGGGAGCACCGGTGCTGGCAGGTCTGGGCGCGGGGCGCTTTGGGATGCTGCTCCTCGAGGCAATGCGCCCGCACTACTTCGCCTTTGGCGGGGCGGCGGCCCTGGCGGGGGCGGCGGCCGTGCCCGGGCCCGTGGAGGTGGGCCGCGTGGCGCTCGCGGCCTTTGTGGCGGGCACGGGCTGGGGGGTGGGCCAGCTTTTCAATGACTTGCTCGACCGGGATACGGACGCCATCAATGCGCCTGGGCGCCCCCTGGCGGATGGGCGGCTGCCCGTGGGGCCCGTGCTGGCGGCGGCCCTGTTCCTGGGACTGCTCTTGCTCGCGGCGCTGCAAGCCCTCCATCCGGCCGCCTGGATTTTGGGGGCCACGGCGGTGGTGCTGCTCGTGGGCTACAACCAAGCCAAGGGCGTCCCGGTCCTCGGCAACCTCGTCTTCGGCTCCATCAACGCGGTCGCGGGAGGCATCGGGGTTCTGGCCCGGCTGCCGGGCCCGGAGGCCTCCCTGTCCCAGGCCTTCGAGTCCCTGGGGGAGGCACTGCCCCTACTGGGGCTGCTCCTGGGCATCAATGCCTGGTTCCTCCTGGCCAACTACGAGAAGGACCGCCTGGGAGACCGGGCCGCGGGCTACTGGACGCTTCCGTTGCTCCTGGGCGTGCGCGCCAGCGCCTTCCTGCGGGCCATCGCCCTGCCCGCCCTGGCCCTGGGCGTGGTCCGGCTGGGCGCTGCCCCTGCGCTGTCCGGCCAGATGGCGCTCACCGTGGCCGCGGTCCTGGGCGGGCTCTCGGTGCTCCCTTCGCTCTGGAGGGGGACGGATGAGGCCGCGCTGCGTGGCTACCGCCTGGCGGTCCCCGCCTCGTCGCTGGCCCTGCTGGGATTGGCGGCGCCCCTGCTGGGCGGCGTGGGGTTGGCGATCGCCGCGCTGGCGAGCACTACGCTGATGGAGGCCACCTTCCGGCGGACCCCCCATCCGTGA
- a CDS encoding prenyltransferase — MTQRLLALGRVKFLLYSPILYTVGAIIPTLEGGSLHAGHFVHGVLFTWVTHLMTHYCNEYYDLEPDRANVSPSPWTGGSRVLVKGLVAPELSLRLAYALAVVSLVLALLMPTMSARVLCLLAIFFSWEYSAPPFKLEALGLGEATVTLVLNILVPVLGYCLQSGGLQPHPLLLVLVPLGIIEYIRMMVMNMADWESDATTWKKTLVVRIGIENAVKVHGVGMVLAYLSLIPLYFAGVPLTVLLALLATAYMGLRYAYRLQKGAWRQKQTMWIIPYIASTHNGLGGSAALIGMILLKPGVSPSSLELFPLYLYLGGFLLLKFMARLKRQPPVAAEPGGNPA; from the coding sequence TTGACCCAGCGTCTCCTGGCGTTGGGCCGCGTGAAGTTTCTCCTGTACAGCCCCATTCTTTACACCGTGGGGGCCATCATCCCCACGCTCGAGGGCGGCTCCCTGCACGCCGGACACTTCGTCCACGGTGTGCTCTTCACGTGGGTGACGCACCTGATGACGCATTATTGCAACGAGTACTACGACCTGGAGCCGGACCGGGCCAACGTGTCGCCCTCGCCTTGGACGGGCGGCAGCCGGGTGCTGGTGAAGGGGCTGGTGGCGCCCGAGCTTTCCCTGCGGCTCGCGTACGCGCTGGCGGTGGTCTCCCTCGTGCTCGCGCTGCTCATGCCCACGATGAGCGCCCGGGTGCTGTGCCTGCTGGCCATCTTCTTCTCGTGGGAGTACAGCGCGCCGCCCTTCAAGCTGGAGGCGCTGGGCCTGGGGGAGGCCACCGTGACGCTGGTGCTCAACATCCTGGTGCCCGTGCTGGGCTACTGCCTCCAGAGCGGTGGCCTGCAACCCCATCCCTTGCTCCTGGTGCTCGTCCCGCTGGGCATCATCGAATACATCCGGATGATGGTCATGAACATGGCCGACTGGGAGAGCGATGCGACGACCTGGAAGAAGACCCTGGTGGTGCGCATCGGCATCGAGAACGCCGTGAAGGTTCACGGCGTGGGCATGGTGCTGGCGTACCTGTCGCTGATTCCGCTGTACTTCGCGGGCGTGCCGCTCACGGTGCTGCTGGCCCTGCTGGCCACGGCGTACATGGGGCTGCGCTATGCCTACCGGCTCCAGAAGGGCGCCTGGCGGCAGAAGCAGACGATGTGGATCATCCCCTATATCGCCTCGACCCATAACGGACTCGGGGGCTCGGCCGCGCTCATCGGGATGATTCTCCTCAAGCCCGGCGTCTCGCCGTCCTCGCTCGAGCTCTTCCCGCTGTACCTCTACCTGGGAGGCTTCTTGCTCCTGAAGTTCATGGCGCGCCTGAAGCGCCAGCCCCCCGTGGCGGCGGAGCCGGGCGGAAACCCCGCCTGA